TCAATGGCTCAATCCTTCCGACGATTGACGCGCACACGGTTCACGTTGACCAGCAAACACTGCACGGGGTGCGCCATCTCCGCTGCAAGTCCGCCCGCCAGGAAGGCGAGAATTGCCATCAGCCGCCTCATACGTCCTCCGCGACTGACTGGTTCGCGCCATTGGCCACGCTGACCTCCAGCGTATACGGGTCGATGCCTTCAAGGCAATCGACGGGCAGTTGGGCACTCATGGGATTCTCCACCATAGGAATGGCTGCTTTATAGCCTGGTACCGGCGAGGCTTTGTATCCCAATGTATCTGGGCATTCCCGCGACACAAAACATTGCACTGCAGCCACCGCGGCGACACAAGCCAGATACGAACGGGCGTTCCAATACAGCCATCCCGTTCAACGAAAGGCCCCTGACATGTTCTCCAACTTCAAATCCGTCGCCGCCACGATCCTGTTTGCCGCCACCGTGGCTGGCGGTGCCGCTGCCATTACCGCTCTCGCGGCGAGTCCGGCCGCGGCCCCGGCTGCCACCCTTCCCGGCAAAAACAATACCGCTCCGGATTTCACCGGTATCGACAACTGGATCAATAGCAGCCCGCTGACTATGCAGCAGTTGCGCGGCAAGGTGGTGCTGGTCGACTTCTGGACCTACACCTGCATCAACTGTATCGACGTGCTGCCTCACGTGAAGGCCTGGAATCAGCAGTTCAGCAATCAGGGGCTGGTGGTAGTGGGCGTCCACACCCCCGAGTATCCGTTCGAACGCAACACGGACAACGTCAAGGAAGCGATCAAGCGCCTCGGCATCACCTACCCCGTCGCGCAGGACAACCACTATGCGACGTGGAACGCCTACGACAACGAGTATTGGCCGGCGTTCTACCTGGTCGACAAGAAGGGACGCGTCGTCTACACGCATTTCGGTGAAGGTGCTTATGACCAGACCGAAGCGAAGATCAAATCCTTGCTGGCGGAAAACCCGTGATTCGTATCGCCATGCATCTGGGCATCGAGGTGATACACGACATTGCAATTCGCCGCTTTCCCGACACAAGCCCGATACGTCTGCGGGTTCAAATGCATCAACGCCGGCAACGACCGCCGCTCAACCGACGGTCGCCGCACAACCGCAGCAATGGAGTCCGAATCAAATCAACGTGACGCCGAAGACGCGTGCCGAAGTTCGTCATGAACTGGCTCAGGCCGAGCACGATGGCGAGATCGCCCGTCTGAACAAGTTGTATCAGGGTGGTTGATCGGCCTGCGCCACGGCTAGTCTCCGAAGAAGTCGTTAAGCAGGCGGTTCACCTCCGATGCAGCCTCCATCTGCACCATGTGCCCCTTCCCTTCAACGACATGCACAGAGACATCTCCTGCCAGTCCTTGCGCGTGACTGGCGGGAATGATCTGATCCTGCGCGCCCCAGATCACCAGCGTGCGCGGTGCGAGCGTTGCGAGGCGATCGCGATAGAGCTTGCGCTGCACGTTGCCTTCGAAGGCCGACGAGGCGATCTTCTGCAAAGCCTCGTTCACCCCCTCCAGACGCTTGTACTTGACGATGTCTTCGACCAGTTGACGGGTCACCAGCGAAGGATCCGCAAACAGCTTCGTCAGATGCGGTTTTATCGTATTGCGGCTGCTGCCAGTCACAAAGCCGTCGATATACTCGCGATTGATCTCCTTGCCGAGACCTGCGCCCGCGATCAACGACAACGAAGCAACCCGCTGCGGCGCCTTATCGGCGACCGTCATCGCGACGAGACTGCCCATCGAATGTCCGACCAGATGCGCGCGCCCGATACCGCGATCGTCGAGAAACGCGATTACGCTCGCCGCCAGTTCGTCCGCGTCGCCTGCCTCGACCGCCTTGCCTGACTCGCCATGCCCCGGCAGATCAAGCGCCCATACCGCGCGATGAGCGGCAAGATCGGCGTGATTGAAGAGCCAGTTATTCAGGTCACCCCCGAAACCGTGGATCAGGACCACAGGCGTGCCGCCCTCGCCGATCTTCAGATAGCGGATGGTGCGCCCGCCGATCTGCGCCTTCTCGGGTTGCGGCCCCGCGTCGGCGGTATCGGCGCTGGCCGGCACGAAGTCGCGCTGGAATGCTTCGACTGCCTGATCGATTTCCGCCTCCGTGGTCGCTTCGTCGGACACCACCGCCAGCAGTGCGCCCACCGGCAACGTATCGCCCTCCTGTGCGATCTGACGACGCAGGATGCCATCGAAAGCGCACTCGACGCCGGACGCGATCTTGTCCGTTTCGACGTCGAGCACTTCATCGCCTTTGCCGACCTTTTCGCCCAGCGCCTTGAGCCATCCGTTGACCTGCCCCTGCTCCATCGAGAGGCCCCACTTGGGCATCGTAATCATGTGAACCGGCATTGCTAGCTCCTCACTTTCCGCACCGCAGCGGCGATTTTTTCAGCCGACGGGATGTACATGTCTTCGAGCACTCCGGCAAAAGGCGCCGGCGTGTGCGGCGCCGTGACGAGTTCGATCGGCGCCTTCAGCGAGTGAAACGCGCGTTGCGCGACCAGCGCGGCGATATCCGTTGCCATCGAGCAGCGCGGATTGGCTTCGTCGACCACCACCACGCGTCCAGTACGTTCGGCGCTCTCGAGGATCGTTTCTTCGTCGAGCGGCGAGGTGGTGCGCAAATCGATGACTTCCACCTGGATGCCTTCCTTGGCGAGTTTCTCTGCGGCCTCGGTCGCGAAGTGCACCATGCGTCCATAGGTCACGATGGTGACGTCGTCGCCTTCGCGCACCACGTTCGCTTCGCCGAACGGAATCGCATACGACTCTTCGGGCACATCGCCTTCACGGCTGTAGAGCAGCTTGTGCTCACAGAAAATCACCGGGTCGTTATCGCGGATCGCCTGGATCAGCAGGCCCTTTGCGTCATACGGTGTGGACGGACACACCACTTTCAGCCCGGGAATGTGAGTGAATAGCGAGGTCAACATCTGCGAATGCTGGGCCGCTGCCCGCAAACCGGCGCCCTGCATCGCGCGGATCACTACCGGCGTTACCGCTTTTCCGCCGAACATATAGCGAAACTTGGCGGCCTGATTGAAGATCTGATCGAAGCACACGCCCATGAAGTCGATAAACATCAACTCCGCGACCGGACGCATTCCACAAGCGGCCGCGCCCACTGCCGCGCCGATATAACCGCCTTCCGAGAGCGGCGTATCGAGCACGCGCCCCGGATATTTGTGAAAGAGCCCCTTCGTTACACCGAGCACGCCGCCCCATGCGTCCTGCTCGCCGGGCGAACCTGCGCCGCCCGCGTTGTCCTCACCCATCACGATGACGCTTTCGTCGCGCGCCATCTCCTGACTCAGCGCTTCGTTGATCGCCTGAGAAAATGTGATCTTCCGTGCCATTTCCGCCTCCAATGCCAATGGTTAGATATGCTTTGCGTTTACGGATAAGACACGTAGACATCAGTCAACAGATCCTCGGCGGTCGGCAAAGGCGCCGCCTTGGCCTCTTTCACCGCATCGTCGATCAGTTGCCTGACCTTGGCATCGACACCACGCAACTCATTGGAAGTAAGCATTTCCGCGCGTACAACACGCTCTTCGAAGCGCTTCAGGCAATCCTTCTCGTCACGCAGCTTCTGCACCTCACCCGGCGCACGATAGGTTTGCGCATCGCCTTCGAAATGGCCGAAATAGCGCGAGAACTTCACTTCGACGAGCGTCGGGCCGCCGCCATTGCGGGCACGCTCGATGGCTTCGCCCAGCGCCTCATGCACCGCGAAGAAATCGAAACCATCGACGATCACGCCCGGCATGCCGAAGCCGCTCGCCCGGTCGGCAATGTTGTCGGTAGCCACCGACCACGTCGACGAGGTCGCCTCGGCATAGCCG
The sequence above is drawn from the Paraburkholderia phenazinium genome and encodes:
- a CDS encoding thioredoxin family protein produces the protein MFSNFKSVAATILFAATVAGGAAAITALAASPAAAPAATLPGKNNTAPDFTGIDNWINSSPLTMQQLRGKVVLVDFWTYTCINCIDVLPHVKAWNQQFSNQGLVVVGVHTPEYPFERNTDNVKEAIKRLGITYPVAQDNHYATWNAYDNEYWPAFYLVDKKGRVVYTHFGEGAYDQTEAKIKSLLAENP
- a CDS encoding DUF4148 domain-containing protein codes for the protein MTRPKRRSNPCWRKTRDSYRHASGHRGDTRHCNSPLSRHKPDTSAGSNASTPATTAAQPTVAAQPQQWSPNQINVTPKTRAEVRHELAQAEHDGEIARLNKLYQGG
- a CDS encoding acetoin dehydrogenase dihydrolipoyllysine-residue acetyltransferase subunit, with the protein product MPVHMITMPKWGLSMEQGQVNGWLKALGEKVGKGDEVLDVETDKIASGVECAFDGILRRQIAQEGDTLPVGALLAVVSDEATTEAEIDQAVEAFQRDFVPASADTADAGPQPEKAQIGGRTIRYLKIGEGGTPVVLIHGFGGDLNNWLFNHADLAAHRAVWALDLPGHGESGKAVEAGDADELAASVIAFLDDRGIGRAHLVGHSMGSLVAMTVADKAPQRVASLSLIAGAGLGKEINREYIDGFVTGSSRNTIKPHLTKLFADPSLVTRQLVEDIVKYKRLEGVNEALQKIASSAFEGNVQRKLYRDRLATLAPRTLVIWGAQDQIIPASHAQGLAGDVSVHVVEGKGHMVQMEAASEVNRLLNDFFGD
- a CDS encoding alpha-ketoacid dehydrogenase subunit beta, producing the protein MARKITFSQAINEALSQEMARDESVIVMGEDNAGGAGSPGEQDAWGGVLGVTKGLFHKYPGRVLDTPLSEGGYIGAAVGAAACGMRPVAELMFIDFMGVCFDQIFNQAAKFRYMFGGKAVTPVVIRAMQGAGLRAAAQHSQMLTSLFTHIPGLKVVCPSTPYDAKGLLIQAIRDNDPVIFCEHKLLYSREGDVPEESYAIPFGEANVVREGDDVTIVTYGRMVHFATEAAEKLAKEGIQVEVIDLRTTSPLDEETILESAERTGRVVVVDEANPRCSMATDIAALVAQRAFHSLKAPIELVTAPHTPAPFAGVLEDMYIPSAEKIAAAVRKVRS